In Pocillopora verrucosa isolate sample1 chromosome 13, ASM3666991v2, whole genome shotgun sequence, one genomic interval encodes:
- the LOC131779169 gene encoding uncharacterized protein, with protein MNPKFWLTTMFLMSRIGVLNASSRCHVAESSINGMYLKGHVFKMYRDQLPRECYFRCEEKVTCQSYNIIIGQNICELNNRTKEARPEDFMPDERRFYMKRSSNRVPLGSIKELPAKTCGEIEASEENQMAEGKYWIYSEENSEVIEAYCKESWQKINGEEPVCFGAKDNQYGSFNMTKSGRVKTMKLIHRSGSVRCGNYISSYWGCTYSGYGEDLMTIITNANKKAILPPTEDLKAHSDKKDHYSLPGYHHNSTELVFHNLVNPLSVLSNQEMQIWYGQDWMDDGEEDNSVLLGSIKELPAKTCGEIKASEGNQMADGKYWIYSDENSEVIEAYCEESWQKINGEESVCFEAKDNKYGSFNMTKSGRVKKMKLIHTSGSVRCNYETNSSYWGCTWPTYGENLMTIITDANKEAILPPAKYLKALPSGAFGNKTHYYTLPKHHHNSTELVFRNLLNPLSVSSNQEMQIWYGQDWMDDGEEDNSGKTCVDVYAWYE; from the exons ATGAATCCAAAGTTCTGGCTGACAACCATGTTTCTGATGTCCCGGATTGGTGTACTCAACGCTAGCAGCCGATGTCATGTAGCTGAAAGCTCCATCAACGGAATGTACCTGAAAGGTCACGTGTTTAAAATGTATCGCGATCAGTTGCCTAGAGAATGTTATTTCCGGTGTGAAGAAAAAGTCACGTGTCAGAGTTACAATATCATCATTGGTCAAAACATCTGTGAACTGAACAATCGTACAAAGGAAGCAAGACCGGAAGATTTTATGCCGGATGAGAGAAGATTTTACATGAAGCGTTCTAGCAACAGAG TTCCCCTCGGATCCATCAAAGAGCTCCCGGCGAAAACCTGTGGTGAGATTGAAGCAAGTGAAGAGAACCAGATGGCTGAGGGGAAATACTGGATTTACTCTGAAGAGAATAGCGAGGTCATCGAGGCCTATTGTAAAG AGAGCTGGCAAAAGATAAATGGCGAAGAACCCGTCTGCTTTGGAGCCAAAGATAACCAATATGGTTCCTTCAACATGACAAAGAGTGGAAGAGTGAAAACAATGAAGCTTATTCACCGGTCAGGGTCGGTGCGCTGCGGCAATTATATTTCATCCTACTGGGGCTGCACCTACTCAGGATATGGAGAAGATTTGATGACAATCATTACAAATGCAAATAAGAAGGCCATTCTGCCCCCTACCGAAGACTTGAAAGCTCATTCTGATAAAAAAGACCATTACAGCCTTCCTGGATATCACCATAATTCAACTGAGCTGGTTTTTCACAACCTCGTCAATCCATTGTCTGTCTTGAGCAACCAAGAGATGCAGATATGGTACGGACAGGATTGGATGGACGACGGAGAGGAAGACAACAGCG TTCTCCTCGGATCCATCAAAGAACTTCCGGCGAAAACCTGTGGTGAGATTAAAGCGAGTGAAGGGAACCAGATGGCTGACGGGAAATACTGGATTTACTCTGACGAGAATAGCGAGGTCATCGAGGCCTATTGTGAAG AGAGCTGGCAAAAGATAAATGGTGAAGAATCCGTCTGCTTTGAAGCCAAAGATAACAAATATGGTTCCTTCAACATGACAAAGAGTGGAAGAGTGAAAAAGATGAAGCTCATTCACACGTCAGGGTCGGTGCGCTGCAACTATGAAACTAATTCATCCTACTGGGGCTGCACCTGGCCAACATATGGAGAAAATTTGATGACAATCATCACAGATGCCAATAAGGAGGCCATTCTGCCCCCTGCCAAATACTTGAAAGCTTTACCTTCCGGTgcttttggaaacaaaacacaCTATTACACTCTTCCTAAACATCACCATAACTCAACTGAGCTGGTTTTTCGCAACCTCCTCAATCCATTGTCTGTCTCGAGCAACCAAGAGATGCAGATATGGTACGGACAGGATTGGATGGACGACGGAGAGGAAGACAACAGCGGTAAAACTTGTGTTGATGTGTATGCATGGTATGAGTGA